CTTAACCGCCACCGAAACGCAACTCATGACCGGGGCCGATATCCTCGTCAAGTCGCTCGTCGATCACGGTGTTGAGGTCGTATTCGCCTATCCAGGCGGTGCCAGCATGCCCATGCACCAGGCCCTGACGCGTTACTCGGACAAAATCCGCACCATTCTTCCCCGCCACGAACAGGGCGGTGCTTTCGCCGCCCAAGGCTATGCCCGTTCGACCGGCAAGCCCGGCATTTGCTTTGCCACCAGCGGTCCCGGTGCGACGAATCTCGTCACCGCCATTGCCGATGCCAAGCTCGATAGCATTCCGATGATCTGCATCACGGGGCAAGTGCCCACACCTGTAATCGGCACCGATGCGTTCCAAGAAACGCCCATCGTCGAAGTCTGCCGCCCCATTACGAAGCACCACTTCCTGGTGACCGACGTAAAAGATCTAGCGCGTGTGATGAAGGAAGCCTTCTTCATTGCGACGACTGGTCGCCCCGGCCCGGTGCTGATCGACATGCCCAAGAACGTGCAGAACCAGGTTTGCGTTCCCAATTGGGACGCGCCAATGAATTTGCCGGGTTATAGCGGCAAGACTCCGCAGGCCCGGCCCGAGCAGATCAAGCAGATTGTCGCCGCCATCAAGTTGGCCAAGCGGCCAGTCATTTATGCCGGCGGTGGTGTGATCGCGGCCGAAGCTGCGGAAGAACTGCGGACCTTCATCAAGAAGACGGGCATTCCCGTTGCCATGACCGTGATGGGCCTCGGTGCTTATCCGAACGAAGGTCCGCTGTCGCTCGATATGCTCGGCATGCACGGCAGTGTGTATTCGAACTGGGCCGTGCGCGATAGTGACCTGCTGCTCGCCTTTGGCGTGCGGTTCGACGATCGCGTGACCGGCAAGCTCGAAACCTTTGCCAAGCATGCGAAGATCGTGCACATCGACATCGATCCGTCGGAACTCAACAAGAACAAGCCCGCTCACATTCCGGTGTGCAGCGACGTGAAGTACGCTCTGACCGAAATCAACAAGACGGTCGAAGCGCCCGCCGAGATCGGCCCCTGGGTCAAATTGTGCCAGGATTGGAAGAAGGCGCAGCCCTTCAAGTTCGACCAGAACTGCAAAGGCATTTTGCAACAGCACGCGATTGCCGAGCTCAGCCGCCTGACCCAAGACCGCAAGGCTTATATCACGGTAGGTGTGGGCCAGCACCAAATGTGGGCGGCCCAGTTCTATAAGTTCAAGCATCCCCGCACCTGGCTCAGCAGCAGCGGGCTTGGAACGATGGGCTTCGGCCTGCCAGCTGCCATGGGTGTGCAAGCCGCTCATCCCGAGGCATTGGTCGTCGATATCGACGGCGATGGCAGCTACCAAATGAACATTCAAGAAATGGCTACCTGCTACTGCGAAAAGCTTCCCGTAAAGGTGTTGCTGCTCGATAACCAGCACCTGGGCATGGTGGTGCAATGGGAAGATCGCTTCCACGAAAGCAATCGCGCCCACACTTACCTC
Above is a window of Anatilimnocola aggregata DNA encoding:
- the ilvB gene encoding biosynthetic-type acetolactate synthase large subunit, with translation MAATLTATETQLMTGADILVKSLVDHGVEVVFAYPGGASMPMHQALTRYSDKIRTILPRHEQGGAFAAQGYARSTGKPGICFATSGPGATNLVTAIADAKLDSIPMICITGQVPTPVIGTDAFQETPIVEVCRPITKHHFLVTDVKDLARVMKEAFFIATTGRPGPVLIDMPKNVQNQVCVPNWDAPMNLPGYSGKTPQARPEQIKQIVAAIKLAKRPVIYAGGGVIAAEAAEELRTFIKKTGIPVAMTVMGLGAYPNEGPLSLDMLGMHGSVYSNWAVRDSDLLLAFGVRFDDRVTGKLETFAKHAKIVHIDIDPSELNKNKPAHIPVCSDVKYALTEINKTVEAPAEIGPWVKLCQDWKKAQPFKFDQNCKGILQQHAIAELSRLTQDRKAYITVGVGQHQMWAAQFYKFKHPRTWLSSSGLGTMGFGLPAAMGVQAAHPEALVVDIDGDGSYQMNIQEMATCYCEKLPVKVLLLDNQHLGMVVQWEDRFHESNRAHTYLGPIDHEHASGKRAWNDNGFMAETDRYPDFTMIAKGYGWGAANVSKKEDLTAAIQEMIDYPGPYVLNVQVPYQEHVLPMIPAGKSVDDIITE